From Cydia strobilella chromosome 3, ilCydStro3.1, whole genome shotgun sequence:
AGGACttaatgtatgtaggtatgtagtacTAGTAGGTgacttacctatacctaccttgtTGTGGTCAATGttaattaaacaatatatttataatggATGCACATGGCTCAGACTTGCACCTACCTATGCTGATCAACATGCCACCAGAAAAAATGTGTGGTCCCAAAGACCAGAGTTGAAATGCCCCCTTTTAACTAACAGTACCCGTAACGTACTTTCTGAGGAACGACGTTGAACGACAACGGCATACTGCATTCGGAGCGCAGTGAAACAATGCATGTACTGTTACTGCATTCCTGGCAGTAGAACGAACAATACCTACGTAGTACGTACTGTGCGCGTGCTTACTACAATGTCGACTTGACCCAGCTCAACACAAAAACAACCTGAACCCCAACAACCCGCCGGTAAACAAACTGTAAAACATAAACCGACTGACTTTACAAAACAGTATATCATCTTTTTGTGGTCTTCTACAGTGGCTCCATTTCATCAAAAGTCGGTTTCCACAAGAGGAAATGCCACAGTTACTATGAAAAATACCCAAAACACAAGGTATAGCTGTGCCTTCAGAATCCCATGACCATCAGATCCTGAGTATCCTGACGTAACGACAGATGGTCTAACCAGTATTGGTATaacgtttaaaaatataataaaaagcaATTCCAGTCGCAATTTGAGAACCGCACCATTTTGTTGAATTTAGATGAATTTATCCACAATTCAATCAAATGTCTCGAAACCGCCAACATTTTTATAGGTATCGTAACTTTGTAGACAATGGATAACATGTCTGCTGCACATTCCAGAAGGCCAGTTCTACGTGCCCCGCGCGTACTACACGATCGACTCTACAGGGCACGCGTCGGTGCCTGTGCCCCTGCAGCGCCTGCGTCGGTCCTTCAACCCCTACCCCGGCCCTGGATCTGATGCTAATGCCAACGCTAACGCCAACTCATGGGGAGGCAAGTACCTACTCAGTACTCAGTAACTGATGCTTTAAGTACGACCACCTTGATACGATGACTCTACGGGCACTCTACTATTTCACATAGGTACATTACGTACTCGTAAAAATAGCACTAAAATACACCCTCTGCCCTGCCCTGCTTTAGCAATGCGAACTTGCGAATGCAAGGGAGGCATGTATTGTGTTCTATAGGTCTTAGGTAGTACCTAAATGATGCTGTAGGGTTTTTGGCACAATGACTGGTCAAAAGCTACTACATAAATAGATACTAGCGGTTAGTAGAAGCGTTTTTTCGTTTGTATGGTTTAAGgtttcaaaaataaagtttcaacataacaatttatttacgtattttaaagtttaaactgcaatttttttaatgataaaattaatagattaccgtaaatatattattagcTCAACTTTATTGAATCCGGAACTAATCATCACTAAAATGCGATGGGTGATTCAATCGAGATGACTGAGAATCATGACATCGCAATAACATTCATTCATTGACCGGTCGAGGAAATCCTTGATGATTCGAAGCTAATCTTAACCACGACTTTCCTATAAATTAAAATGCAGTTAATTATATACCACCTACCTCGGTACTAACATACTAACATTGACTTAATTGGTGGTAATGTTAGGAAcctgttttaaaatataaaatttgcctcaagccaacatgccaatcgtttacgcttcgtagcgaacgaaacgtaaCTAAtatgtcgcactaatatgaaatAGTGATatagagagatgactacgctacgcaacggagcgttaacgattggcatatGTTGGCTAAGCACCCTGAAACCTAAAATAAGGGAAACTGGAGCTTCGAGCTTCAAAACTTTAAGAATGGGTTAGTGTTAACTcttttgtaggtaggtaggtacttttgatccttatcaaaatttaaaattttaattgattcATTAAGAAATATTATTGACCGTACCTGAAGTTTACTAGctaaaattatcattaaattttgCAATCATAGGTTTTTATTCTTAACTTGCTTGTTCTAAATAAAAACCACTAACATAACTGTTTGAAGTACATAGATAGGTACTCGTCTTGCCTTAAACAACGGAACACGTCCAAACGGGGAATGGCAACGGAATGGTAATTGATATGCACAAAATGAGTTCTTAAGTAGAGCATCATCGACGTGCGGGGCCACCACAATATTCTAATCGCTTTTCGAGTTCCTACTTGCAAACCTCTGTCTCAGGCAAACCAGTATAAGTGTAAACTTGAGCCGAAATAAAATATGCACGATTTAAGGGTACAGTTTGTACTGTTCTAATGAGATGAATTCTTGACTCTATGCGATCGCAACACGGCTAAGGTGTATCGCCGCTGCGTTGGCGCCGTTCGAATAACGGTCTTCGATCACCCATCACCCGCCAATGcgcaaataggaaaaaaaagatCCATGAAATCATTAACtactttcttaaaaaaaatttcataaaaactagtgtcAGCTACTTGAAGATCAATCACCCGCGACGAAACGTGAGGAACCTAGCTGCTTTTGAGTAGACACACAAAGTAGGTATTATGCTAACTTAATAGAATTCTTGACTCTATTTACCACATTGTCAATAAGTATATAATTGCTCAATTCGTGGTAAATGTGGGTTCAGTGAACTAACAGTGCCTGGCAGGTGGATGGTACAGCAGaccaaataagtacctaaatatattcTGCCCAATATACCCGTAAATAAGGTACATAATAACTTAGGTATAATAAATTCTTAGCAAATGTGTGCGCCCTTCTCCTGGGGACAATATCCTACTTGGATATTCGAGGTATCTATACATACAGAATGTTCAGTAAATAATGGACAACCTTCTGACTACCGACAGGTCAACTTAGGCTGGTCCAGAAATGGccttatagatttttttaaagtttcacgGTGTTCGAGATAATCtaacttttctttcttttttaatagCTAGCACCTTACTCGTACTTCACTTAAATGACCACCTAGGccatcttatttttataaatattttttattaatgttaatatGTAAATAGCATGTGCTTATCAGAAAATACCATTTtagaattatatatattttggtcaCTGGTGGATACATTTTTATTCGCCGCATGCGATCGAAAAACGTCAGTGCTTAGAAGGCTGTCCGTTATTTTACTGGACACCCGGTATAAGAATCAACTTAAGTATCTAATACAAAAGCcacttttaagtaggtatataaagcaTGGGAACTATCTGAAATTTAACGTATATTCTTAGTATATGATGGTtgttcttgtctacgtgacagcgtgataaaactgTGTCCGTCCCTTTCTATCCAGCGGTGATAAAAGTGACAGTTATTGTAGGGTGGCCCTAAAATGCATAgtctcgcaaaattgtattgagatgacatcAGTCACCGTGCCCAAGCAGTTtggaaaatacctacctactacttatAGGCTAAGCAAATCAGACGACTAAAGAAATTACATcctaattttgttttaattacaaaaatatttagtgATCATTCACTGATTAACTGAGTGATTGTTCATACAAAACGTTGGTTTAAAATTAATCGCAATTTAGCGTAAGTAATGTATGTTACCTATCTAATCTATTTGCACCATCAACGATTACCTCCGGAATACCAATCAATCAGAATAATTACTAACGATGGTTTCTTAGAAACTATattaatttcataataatattgacgAACTGTATATTGTATGAGTTTCTTAGACACTATACtctgttattattatattatttttatactgtTCCAGAACTAGGCTATTATTGCAATCAAAATCTCTACCAGTTTATTCTAGTTACCTAGTTCTCGGGTTAggatacttaaatatatacatacattttctCCACGCAAAAGTGACAACACAATGACCCACACACGTTTAAGTGCACTGTAGctttaccacgagtttgacccTGGCATATTCGCTAGCGTTTGCGTAACTTTCTTTCTTTGAGATGTATATAAAGTAAGTTATGCaaacgttagcgaatatgtcagtggcAAACTCGTGGTATAGGTACTGCAAAAAATTGGGAAGTAAAGGATGGTGACGTTGTTTTCAGGTGGCACTgctaacgcaaacgcgaacgcttaTGCCGGCGGTCGCTTCCCCGGTGGTGCCGGCGGTCACTTCCCCGGTGGTGCCGGCGGCAGCTGGGGCGTCCCCGGAGCGTACGGAGCTGCGAAGCCCATGGGGTAAATAACTGAGTCTAATTAATATTACAGTTGGGAATGCAAGCcggtaaaaaattgtgtaaaaattacCGGTAATTTCTCATAAGATCAGATGAGATAAAACGCGCACAGGGACAAGTAGAACACTTTAACTTTATGGAATCGTCGTAGTGTTCGTTTTGCTCCAtcgtcatcttcctcgcgttatcattatcacggcattttgttttgccgcggctcatgggagcctggggtccgcttagcaactaatcccaagaattggcgtacgCACTCGTTTTATGGAAGCGACTGTCATCTAGCCTTCCAACCCCGAGAGTAAACTAACGTCTGGTTTactatcgggattagtccggtttcctcacgatgttttccttcaccgaaaagcgactggtaaatatcaaatgatatt
This genomic window contains:
- the LOC134755830 gene encoding uncharacterized protein LOC134755830 isoform X2, which encodes MQRLTLFLLSAVLAVALAEGQFYVPRAYYTIDSTGHASVPVPLQRLRRSFNPYPGPGSDANANANANSWGGGTANANANAYAGGRFPGGAGGHFPGGAGGSWGVPGAYGAAKPMGA
- the LOC134755830 gene encoding uncharacterized protein LOC134755830 isoform X1, whose protein sequence is MQRLTLFLLSAVLAVALAEGQFYVPRAYYTIDSTGHASVPVPLQRLRRSFNPYPGPGSDANANANANSWGGGTANANANAYAGGRFPGGAGGHFPGGAGGSWGVPGAYGAAKPMGPGMTRRMFGAVNGANSVSASSSVDVDGEGNGSYDVSSSVGY